TCTCCGAAATACTCTCCCGGATTAAGCTTCACAATCCCCACTTCCTTGCCGGTGGGCATTTCGGTCAGCATCTTGACTTCCCCGGACTCGACGATGTAGAACTTATCCGCCATCTCCCCTTGGGCAAAAATGCAGTCGCCGTGCCGATAGGTCTTACTCTCGATCATATCAAGGAGCTTCATCTTCTCCGACTTCTCCAGAGATCTGAAAAAGGGCACAGAGTTTATGAGCGACTCGAACTTCTTCCGCCTCTCCGCCTGAAACGTCACCGTGATGGTCCGGAAAGTCTTGCGGTCCAGACCCCAGAGGACTCCCGCCGTCAGGGCCACGATGGTGGCCGGCCGAGGATAAGAGTACATCAAAGCTAGCTCTCCGAAAGCGCCGCGGTCTTCGTAGCGGCCGATGCGGCAGTCCTGCTTGTTCCTCGCAACCAGAATGTCGTACATGCCGCTTTCGATGGCATAGAAGTagtccccgtcctctccctgttccACCACGTGTTCCTGAGCTTCCACTTTCCTCTCAAACATGGCACTGAAGATCTGGGTCAGCAGCTCTTCTTCGAGCTCCCTGAAGGGGAGGAGGGTCTCGCAGGTTTCCTTCAGCCTCTTCATCTGCTCGGCAGATTTGGGATGCTGGGCCCACCTGACGCCGGCCGGGCTCGAGACGGACGATCCCTCCCCCGGATTGATGGCTTCGGCCTGAACCGAAGCCCTCCTCTGGTACCGCCTCCAACTCGGGGAGGGAGGCGTGATTTctcggtcttcctccccgttgtCCAAGGGCATCCCTTCCCACTGCGGCTGCCTGCCGGCGGACCCCGGGCATCCGTCGACGAGGTCCCCGCTGGCCGGTGCCTCCTCGGTCTCGACGGGCACGGCGGGGGCCTCTCCTAGGCCGGCCGCCCGGTCGCTGGGCCTCGGTGGGcccggaggagcgggaggagcgggaggatcagggggagcgggaggaccGGGGTCCGCCGCGCTGGAGTCGCAGGGCGCGGGCGGCCCTCCCGCCTCGCCGGGTGTCCTCGCCCCGGCTGCCGCCGGTggctcctgggtctcctccttctcctgaccctcctccatctctttggaCCTCGAGTGGCACAGGCCCGTGTCCCCGACCCCGGGCTGCAGGGCGGCGGCCGCTAACGGGCCTCGCACCTCGGGGGGCGTCGCCCTGGGCCAACGGCGGTTGCCGCCCTGCCCGCGCGGGCCCCGACTCTCGCGAGAGTTCACCTGGCCGAGAGAGGgcgccggagggggaggggaggaccggccactgcgcaggcgcgggggggggggaagaggttggggggagggggggaagcgcTCTCCCGCCTCGCGTTCTCTGAGAATCCCGgaggcgttcattcattcattcattcattcattcattcattcgttcattcattcgttcattcattcattcgtatttattgagcccttactacgtgcagagcactggactaagcgcttggaatgggcaactcgacagcagatagagacagtccctgccctctgacgggcttacagtctaatccggggagacagacaagaaccgtggcaataaatagagtcaaggggaagaatatctcattaaagcattcatgcaatagtatttattgagcgcttactacgtgcagagctctggactaagcgcttggaatgggcaaatcgacagcagatagagacagtccctgccctttgaggggcttacagtctaatccggggagacagacaagaaccatggcaataaatagagtcaaggggaagaacatttcattaaagcaatagcaaatgaatagaatcagggtgatgtacataatgttggtatttgttaagcacttactctgtgcagagcactgttctaagcgctgggggagatatagggtcatcaggttgtcccacatgaggctcacagtcttcatccccattttacagatgaggtcactgaggcccagagaagtgaagtgacttcacccagctgacaagtggcagatccgggattcgaacccatgacctctgactcccaagcccgggctctttccaccgagccacactgcttctctaataataataataatattcttctctaataataatgttggtatttg
This sequence is a window from Ornithorhynchus anatinus isolate Pmale09 chromosome 7, mOrnAna1.pri.v4, whole genome shotgun sequence. Protein-coding genes within it:
- the LOC114813215 gene encoding cAMP-dependent protein kinase type II-alpha regulatory subunit-like, yielding MWIPGGQNLWSAEDSRAVNCTPVSKTPLQANVDRSRLKTAVPSSFLALNSVRANLSFPGKTHLIQPEWKDSGQEVNSRESRGPRGQGGNRRWPRATPPEVRGPLAAAALQPGVGDTGLCHSRSKEMEEGQEKEETQEPPAAAGARTPGEAGGPPAPCDSSAADPGPPAPPDPPAPPAPPGPPRPSDRAAGLGEAPAVPVETEEAPASGDLVDGCPGSAGRQPQWEGMPLDNGEEDREITPPSPSWRRYQRRASVQAEAINPGEGSSVSSPAGVRWAQHPKSAEQMKRLKETCETLLPFRELEEELLTQIFSAMFERKVEAQEHVVEQGEDGDYFYAIESGMYDILVARNKQDCRIGRYEDRGAFGELALMYSYPRPATIVALTAGVLWGLDRKTFRTITVTFQAERRKKFESLINSVPFFRSLEKSEKMKLLDMIESKTYRHGDCIFAQGEMADKFYIVESGEVKMLTEMPTGKEVGIVKLNPGEYFGEGALVGNKPRTSSAYAVGDAKCIVMNVEALERLLGPCLDILKRDMAQFKDLIALHDSSVDLSEEHKETNST